One window of Microcoleus vaginatus PCC 9802 genomic DNA carries:
- a CDS encoding EAL domain-containing protein, translating into MLNQKDNVILIVDDNPNNLKLLFDFLKESGFKVLVAKDGESAIEKLQEVSPNIILLDVMMPGIDGFETCYRLKASVATKDIPVIFMTALTDRVDKVKGLSMGAVDYITKPFQQEEVLARVQLHLRLRNLTKTLEEQNVLLKQEIEARKEAEAALQKLTSELEERVASQTAELRQAYNELQHAQVQLLEREKKLGHDAFHDALTELPNRAWFMNRLQQAIDLSYRREDYLYAVLFIDLDRFKVVNDSLGHLVGDELLKSVARKLQLCLRHTDAVARFGGDEFVLLLEDIKDIDEPNRVAERIQHQLRQPFNLHDYEVFTEISIGIIFSTMGYDRPEDVLRDADIAMYYAKAQGRGRYEVFDPAMQTVAMTRLQLENDLRRAMALQEFCLHYQPIVSLSTGQLSGFEALVRWHHPSGIIYPPAEFIPVAEETGLINELGWWVLQEACHQISIWQQQFPQTPPLAINVNLSGVQLKQVNLLNRIEDILQQTGIPSYCLKLEITESCILETVSREEKMLKQLKALGIQLCIDDFGTGYSSLSRLHEFPIDTLKIDRSFVSRIGTDNSGVEIIQTIVTLARSRGMDIVAEGIETPTQLQKLRELGCELGQGYLFSEPVDSEKATELLGLKVGVVS; encoded by the coding sequence ATGCTCAACCAAAAAGACAATGTAATTTTAATTGTTGACGATAACCCGAATAACCTCAAACTTCTGTTCGATTTTTTGAAGGAGTCAGGCTTCAAGGTTTTAGTAGCTAAGGATGGGGAAAGTGCTATTGAGAAGTTACAAGAAGTTTCGCCAAATATCATATTGTTAGATGTGATGATGCCGGGGATAGATGGGTTTGAAACCTGCTACCGCTTAAAAGCATCGGTGGCAACGAAAGATATCCCTGTGATTTTTATGACAGCTCTTACCGATCGCGTGGATAAGGTTAAAGGTCTGTCAATGGGTGCAGTAGATTATATCACCAAACCCTTTCAGCAAGAGGAAGTCCTAGCCCGTGTGCAACTACACCTGAGACTGCGAAATTTGACCAAGACGCTGGAAGAGCAAAATGTGCTTCTCAAACAGGAAATTGAAGCGCGAAAAGAGGCGGAAGCGGCCTTGCAGAAACTCACTTCTGAGTTAGAGGAACGGGTGGCTTCTCAAACGGCTGAACTTAGACAAGCGTACAACGAGCTTCAACACGCTCAAGTTCAGTTGTTGGAAAGAGAAAAAAAATTAGGACATGATGCGTTTCACGACGCTCTAACGGAGTTGCCTAACCGCGCTTGGTTTATGAATCGGCTGCAACAGGCGATCGACTTGTCGTACAGACGTGAAGATTATCTATATGCGGTGCTATTTATTGACCTAGATCGCTTTAAAGTAGTGAATGATAGCCTCGGGCATTTGGTTGGGGATGAATTACTAAAAAGCGTTGCTCGTAAACTGCAACTTTGTTTACGCCATACAGATGCAGTTGCGCGGTTTGGAGGAGATGAATTTGTGCTCTTGCTGGAAGATATTAAAGATATTGATGAACCAAACAGGGTGGCTGAACGCATCCAACATCAATTAAGGCAGCCGTTTAATTTGCATGATTATGAAGTATTTACCGAGATCAGCATTGGCATTATCTTTAGCACAATGGGTTACGATCGCCCCGAAGACGTGCTCAGAGATGCGGATATCGCAATGTATTATGCTAAAGCTCAAGGCAGAGGGCGTTACGAAGTTTTCGATCCAGCGATGCAAACTGTTGCGATGACGCGGTTGCAGTTGGAGAACGACTTGAGAAGGGCAATGGCGCTACAAGAATTTTGCCTTCACTACCAGCCAATTGTCTCCCTTTCTACCGGGCAACTGAGTGGCTTTGAAGCTTTGGTGCGCTGGCATCACCCATCTGGCATAATCTACCCGCCTGCCGAGTTTATCCCTGTGGCTGAAGAAACTGGTTTGATCAATGAACTAGGGTGGTGGGTTTTGCAGGAAGCTTGTCACCAGATCAGTATTTGGCAGCAACAGTTTCCCCAAACACCTCCCTTGGCGATTAATGTCAATCTTTCCGGCGTGCAGCTTAAGCAAGTAAACCTACTCAATCGAATTGAGGACATTTTGCAGCAGACTGGCATTCCCAGTTACTGTCTAAAACTAGAGATTACTGAAAGTTGTATTTTAGAAACAGTATCCAGGGAAGAAAAGATGTTGAAGCAGCTAAAAGCTCTAGGCATTCAGTTGTGTATCGACGACTTTGGCACCGGTTACTCTTCTTTAAGCCGCTTACACGAGTTTCCCATTGATACCTTAAAGATTGACCGCTCTTTTGTCAGCCGCATTGGGACAGACAACAGTGGCGTAGAAATTATCCAGACAATTGTGACGCTGGCTCGCAGCCGAGGTATGGATATCGTGGCCGAAGGCATAGAAACGCCCACACAGCTACAGAAACTGCGAGAGTTGGGGTGTGAGTTGGGGCAAGGATATTTATTTTCTGAGCCTGTAGACAGCGAAAAGGCAACCGAACTATTAGGCCTAAAAGTAGGGGTAGTAAGCTGA
- a CDS encoding calcium-binding protein, with the protein MALTVNNLIGDVTGFPVFAGGGPRLLGFATPDEINVGNGNLSSFPWGVWGLDGNDTIGGSSDSNERLLGNNGSDIIGGGGGNDIIYGGKDDDRLDGNDGNDVVRGDAGNDLIFGGFGNDLLRGGQGDDDLEGNEGNDFLAGDRGVDVLTGGLGADIFVLRSNDEAFGINGADVITDFNFDEGDRIGLTDGLTELDLFFEDDNLIAYDNDGIINDMVIENIINGQIVGIVLNTNNFELTGAFEQASPFALAVNGSQFQFLA; encoded by the coding sequence ATGGCTTTAACGGTTAACAATCTCATCGGCGATGTGACGGGATTTCCTGTATTTGCTGGGGGTGGGCCACGTCTTTTGGGATTCGCTACACCCGATGAGATTAACGTAGGGAATGGAAATTTGTCGTCTTTTCCCTGGGGAGTTTGGGGACTCGACGGCAACGATACTATAGGAGGTTCGTCGGATTCCAACGAACGGCTGCTAGGAAATAATGGCAGTGATATTATCGGCGGTGGTGGCGGAAATGACATAATTTACGGCGGGAAAGATGACGATCGCCTGGATGGAAATGATGGCAACGACGTAGTTAGGGGCGACGCCGGAAATGACCTTATCTTCGGAGGGTTCGGGAACGATCTCCTGCGAGGAGGGCAAGGAGACGACGATTTAGAGGGCAATGAGGGCAACGATTTCTTAGCAGGCGATCGGGGAGTTGACGTGCTGACGGGAGGTCTCGGTGCTGACATATTTGTGCTCAGAAGCAACGATGAAGCATTTGGTATAAATGGAGCAGATGTCATTACCGATTTTAACTTTGACGAGGGCGATCGCATTGGTTTGACGGACGGTTTAACAGAACTAGACCTTTTCTTTGAAGACGACAATTTGATTGCTTACGATAACGACGGAATTATCAACGACATGGTAATTGAAAACATAATTAACGGGCAGATTGTGGGGATAGTTTTAAACACGAACAACTTTGAACTTACGGGTGCATTTGAACAAGCGAGTCCGTTTGCATTGGCAGTTAACGGTTCTCAATTCCAGTTTTTAGCTTAG
- a CDS encoding hybrid sensor histidine kinase/response regulator — MTLIASEHELAKSPQKIPLRLVLVVPFVLQIFVAVGLTGWLSLRNGKTAVNNVTSQLRTEVLARINQQLNTYLETPHLVNAISVDAIRRFGLWNPDNMSSMRSYFFWQLNQFSTVSYISFGGEKKEYAGAGYKDDGSVVIEITDRSTNFINTIVRVDREGNPTQFKETHPDYDPRIRPWYKAAKVAGKPQWNKIYQYYIQPSLGISASQPVYDKNGTFRGVVSTDLFLSKIGDFLQTLKIGKSGKTFIIERSGFLVASSTPEKPFINKKNRKETQRLKAIESRVPLIQGTAQHLIERFGNFTEIDSNSQLEFMLNGQREFVQVSPFQDGRGLDWLIVVVVPEADFMEQINANTRSTILLCVLALVLATLLGILASRWITYPIFLLSKASRAIASGQLNQKVDVNAINELGVLAQSFNQMAQQLRESFAALEKTNSELENRVEERTSELKEAKIAADTANHAKSEFLANMSHELRTPLNGILGYAQIMERDKSTTPKQKDTIQIIHQCGSHLLTLINDILDISKIEASKMELYSSVFNFSSFLMGVVEMCRIRAEQKEITFNYQVLNQLPKAVNADEKRLRQVLINLLGNAIKFTEKGGVIFKVGVIGEGEDSNHSPITKIRFHIQDTGVGMAPEQLEKIFLPFEQVGNSQQKAEGTGLGLAIAQKIVQMMGGEIKVESILGQGSIFCFDLELTESSEFIDKPSLNTSINLKGFKGNKNKILLVDDGLENRGFIRKFLEPLGFKIMEACNGQEGLNKAIDFQPDLIITDLVMPVMDGFEMSRCFRKSSEFKDVILIASSASVFEFDRQNSQEAGCNEFLSKPLQVEELLEVLKKYLQIEWIYDQPADLANAQPEGFTDLLNVQSGELVIPPSTELVALFNAARIGDIEVVEQEADRLKQIDGNYLPFANKILQFAKNFEEKELLAFVKKHLGK, encoded by the coding sequence CCATCAGCGTCGATGCCATTCGCCGCTTTGGATTATGGAATCCAGACAATATGAGTTCTATGAGAAGCTACTTCTTCTGGCAGCTCAATCAATTTTCCACTGTTAGTTACATCAGTTTTGGAGGGGAAAAAAAAGAATACGCGGGTGCTGGATATAAGGATGATGGCAGTGTGGTTATTGAAATAACCGATCGATCTACTAATTTTATCAATACGATCGTCCGCGTAGATAGAGAGGGCAACCCGACTCAGTTTAAGGAAACCCACCCAGACTACGATCCCCGCATCCGACCCTGGTATAAAGCCGCAAAAGTTGCAGGCAAACCCCAATGGAATAAAATTTATCAATATTATATTCAACCTAGCCTAGGAATCTCCGCTAGCCAACCTGTTTACGATAAAAATGGCACTTTTCGAGGAGTTGTAAGTACCGATCTGTTTCTCTCAAAAATCGGCGACTTTCTCCAAACTTTAAAAATTGGTAAATCCGGAAAGACTTTCATCATAGAACGCTCTGGCTTTCTAGTGGCTTCTTCCACCCCCGAGAAGCCATTTATAAATAAAAAAAATCGCAAAGAAACGCAAAGATTAAAAGCGATTGAAAGCAGAGTGCCTTTGATACAGGGAACAGCGCAGCATTTAATAGAACGCTTTGGTAACTTCACGGAAATAGATAGCAACTCGCAACTCGAATTCATGCTAAATGGTCAGCGAGAATTCGTGCAAGTATCCCCCTTCCAAGATGGTAGAGGTCTTGATTGGCTGATTGTTGTAGTCGTTCCAGAGGCCGACTTTATGGAGCAAATCAATGCCAATACCCGCAGCACTATCCTACTCTGCGTTTTAGCGTTAGTGCTAGCGACGTTGTTAGGAATCCTCGCCTCCCGCTGGATTACCTATCCTATTTTTCTTTTGAGTAAAGCGAGTAGAGCGATCGCTAGCGGTCAATTAAACCAAAAAGTAGACGTAAATGCGATAAATGAACTGGGAGTTCTCGCTCAATCTTTTAACCAAATGGCACAGCAATTGCGCGAGTCTTTTGCTGCTTTAGAAAAGACCAACTCAGAGCTAGAAAATCGAGTAGAAGAACGAACAAGTGAGCTAAAAGAGGCAAAAATTGCCGCTGATACTGCTAACCATGCCAAGAGCGAATTCCTCGCCAACATGAGCCATGAACTCCGCACCCCCCTGAACGGGATTCTAGGATACGCTCAAATTATGGAACGCGATAAAAGTACAACTCCTAAACAAAAAGATACTATCCAAATTATTCACCAGTGTGGTTCCCACTTACTCACTCTGATTAACGATATTTTAGATATTTCTAAAATTGAAGCAAGTAAAATGGAGCTTTATAGTTCAGTTTTTAATTTTTCTTCTTTTCTGATGGGCGTTGTGGAAATGTGCCGCATCCGAGCCGAACAAAAAGAAATTACATTTAATTATCAAGTATTAAATCAACTTCCTAAGGCAGTCAATGCTGATGAAAAACGACTGCGCCAAGTTTTGATTAACCTTTTGGGCAATGCTATTAAATTTACAGAAAAAGGAGGTGTTATTTTTAAGGTAGGCGTAATAGGTGAGGGGGAAGACTCCAACCACTCACCTATTACTAAAATTCGTTTCCATATCCAAGATACTGGGGTTGGAATGGCACCAGAACAGTTAGAAAAAATATTTTTACCGTTTGAACAAGTAGGAAATAGCCAGCAGAAGGCAGAAGGCACTGGATTAGGATTAGCGATCGCACAGAAAATTGTTCAAATGATGGGAGGCGAAATAAAAGTCGAAAGTATACTCGGTCAAGGCAGCATTTTTTGCTTTGATTTAGAGTTGACTGAATCCTCGGAATTTATTGATAAACCTTCGCTAAATACTTCAATTAATTTAAAGGGTTTTAAAGGAAATAAAAATAAAATTCTGTTAGTAGATGATGGATTAGAAAATCGAGGTTTTATTAGAAAGTTTTTAGAACCACTAGGTTTTAAAATCATGGAAGCTTGTAATGGACAAGAGGGTTTAAATAAAGCCATTGATTTTCAACCCGATCTGATTATCACAGACTTAGTGATGCCAGTAATGGATGGATTTGAAATGTCGCGGTGCTTCCGAAAGTCATCAGAGTTTAAGGATGTAATATTGATAGCATCCAGCGCCAGCGTGTTTGAATTTGATCGGCAAAATAGCCAAGAAGCAGGTTGTAACGAGTTCCTGTCAAAGCCTCTGCAAGTAGAAGAATTGCTAGAAGTGTTAAAAAAATACTTACAAATAGAATGGATTTACGACCAACCTGCGGATTTGGCGAACGCACAGCCGGAAGGTTTCACTGATTTATTAAACGTTCAGAGTGGTGAGCTTGTGATACCACCATCAACAGAGCTGGTAGCGCTGTTTAATGCGGCTCGGATCGGCGATATTGAAGTGGTTGAGCAGGAAGCAGATAGACTAAAGCAGATAGACGGCAACTATCTACCCTTTGCTAATAAAATCTTGCAATTTGCGAAAAATTTTGAAGAAAAAGAACTACTAGCTTTTGTAAAAAAACATTTGGGAAAATAA
- a CDS encoding GAF domain-containing protein, which translates to MSTPKSSSPQNNNNSVKSPATDIVATQQDSNNLPSEPSIEQLLEALAGQVPTQSAEIEPLKTWKQDLQRLFQFLGDRRVLIAVMQPGTFALRYANAAFCRLAGWEETSLATQSTNGLYAETDITLLQMFEDGDGKTAEQLYRRHLLHWVFKQYYQIDIDGLRVLDEPVTASVKNPKHREPRFIEFWLGSEQLKITRIDSKINEFADIPLKLMPVTEREAWLMQPNQLENLAARLQLDNYRVEGLLLLEGFDVTVQEQIRRLTQLLIDRDSMLRPDKFERIDRCLRSLFNADGTLLLRLDGEQVQLLVAKDGQHLQPIIYSMYSLEASHFLKATAANQVWNVPDLRRECETECDRTLRKMGTRSMLLVPLVVKSVTREGCGQRVLGVVGLLCDRPNHFNGIDAQHAQELIPAFIAALRQAIHERFTHIHNIHPAVEWRFAQEAERRSWGLPPETIVFADVHPLYGISDIRGSSDERNRAIQTDLLEQFRLGLVIVDAVCETQTTHLGEQLRLDLLDYIKRLKQKVTVDMEVRAAEYLNEHLEVYFDYFVQCSPRVQAAVEAYQAACDNEHNCVYSDRTRYDQMLNLIGTKLQETWARWQEKMQQILPHYCDIECTDGLDHMIYVGKSIDPKFSQFHLHSLRYEQLRAICDCCRTVFRLQAESQINMELAHLVLVQNTTIDIFHNENTEKMFDVKGTRDIRYELVKKRIEKAVDKDAQERITQSGMLTVVYSTEEEWEEYQQYLRYLSREGWVEPKVQTGMVESQQGVSGLKFARVRILPEPESISTICEVTVVSD; encoded by the coding sequence ATGTCTACTCCTAAATCGTCTTCCCCTCAAAACAACAACAACTCGGTAAAATCGCCAGCGACAGATATCGTCGCAACACAGCAAGACAGTAACAACCTGCCCAGCGAACCAAGTATAGAACAGCTACTGGAAGCTTTGGCGGGCCAAGTACCCACTCAATCTGCTGAAATTGAACCCTTGAAAACGTGGAAACAAGATTTACAGCGATTGTTTCAATTTCTCGGTGACCGCCGCGTTTTAATCGCAGTAATGCAACCAGGAACTTTTGCCCTACGGTACGCTAACGCGGCATTTTGTCGCTTGGCCGGTTGGGAGGAAACGTCCTTGGCAACTCAATCTACCAACGGTTTGTATGCAGAAACCGACATCACTCTGCTGCAAATGTTCGAGGATGGGGACGGCAAAACAGCAGAACAATTGTACCGCCGCCACCTTTTGCACTGGGTATTTAAGCAATATTATCAAATTGACATCGACGGTTTGCGGGTGCTAGACGAACCTGTCACGGCGAGTGTAAAAAACCCCAAACACCGAGAACCAAGATTTATAGAATTTTGGCTCGGTTCGGAACAGTTAAAAATTACTCGAATTGACTCAAAAATAAATGAATTTGCGGATATTCCTTTAAAATTAATGCCTGTTACGGAACGGGAAGCTTGGCTGATGCAGCCGAATCAACTGGAAAATTTAGCCGCTCGATTGCAGTTGGATAATTACCGCGTAGAAGGTTTGCTGCTGTTAGAAGGTTTTGATGTCACCGTGCAGGAGCAAATTCGCCGTCTGACTCAGTTATTGATCGATCGAGATTCGATGCTACGGCCAGATAAATTTGAGAGAATCGATCGGTGTTTGCGATCACTCTTCAATGCTGACGGCACTTTGCTGCTGCGCCTCGACGGCGAACAGGTACAGCTATTAGTTGCAAAAGACGGCCAACATTTACAGCCGATTATTTATTCAATGTACTCCCTAGAAGCTTCTCACTTTTTGAAGGCCACAGCAGCGAATCAAGTTTGGAACGTGCCAGACTTGCGTAGGGAGTGCGAAACTGAGTGCGATCGAACTTTGCGGAAAATGGGGACTCGATCGATGCTGCTGGTGCCCCTGGTAGTCAAATCCGTCACCCGTGAGGGTTGCGGGCAGCGGGTTTTGGGCGTCGTGGGGCTGTTGTGCGATCGGCCCAACCACTTCAACGGCATTGACGCTCAACACGCCCAAGAACTCATTCCCGCTTTCATTGCAGCCCTGCGGCAAGCCATCCACGAGCGGTTTACCCACATTCACAACATCCACCCCGCAGTCGAGTGGCGGTTCGCCCAAGAAGCAGAAAGGCGAAGTTGGGGACTGCCCCCAGAAACAATCGTATTTGCTGACGTTCATCCGCTGTACGGCATTTCGGACATTCGTGGTTCTAGCGACGAAAGAAACCGAGCCATTCAAACTGATTTGCTCGAACAATTCCGCTTAGGTTTAGTCATAGTTGATGCCGTTTGCGAAACACAAACTACCCACCTCGGCGAGCAACTGCGGCTCGACTTGCTCGACTACATCAAGCGTTTAAAACAAAAAGTAACCGTCGATATGGAGGTGCGAGCAGCCGAATATTTAAACGAGCATTTAGAAGTATATTTTGACTATTTTGTGCAGTGCAGCCCCAGGGTTCAGGCAGCCGTTGAAGCTTACCAAGCAGCCTGTGACAACGAACACAACTGTGTTTACAGCGATCGCACCCGCTACGACCAAATGCTGAACCTAATCGGCACCAAACTCCAAGAAACTTGGGCCCGCTGGCAAGAAAAAATGCAGCAAATTCTTCCCCACTACTGCGACATCGAATGCACCGACGGGCTCGATCACATGATTTATGTAGGAAAATCGATCGACCCCAAATTTAGCCAGTTTCACCTACACAGTTTGCGGTATGAACAACTGCGAGCAATTTGCGACTGCTGCCGCACTGTTTTTCGCCTGCAAGCCGAGTCTCAAATTAACATGGAACTCGCACATTTAGTCTTAGTGCAGAATACCACCATCGACATTTTTCACAACGAAAATACCGAAAAAATGTTTGATGTCAAAGGCACTCGCGACATCCGCTACGAACTCGTCAAAAAGCGGATCGAAAAAGCCGTTGACAAAGACGCACAAGAGCGGATTACCCAGTCGGGGATGTTGACTGTCGTTTATTCCACCGAGGAGGAATGGGAAGAGTATCAGCAATACTTGCGCTACTTGTCTCGCGAAGGTTGGGTAGAGCCAAAAGTTCAGACGGGCATGGTAGAATCACAACAAGGAGTTAGCGGTTTAAAATTCGCCCGGGTGCGTATTTTGCCTGAACCGGAATCTATTTCTACTATCTGTGAAGTTACGGTAGTCAGCGATTGA
- a CDS encoding Uma2 family endonuclease, whose protein sequence is MVQIFTEPETISIELPNAIGLFVTPEQFEALALANPDLRLERSAQGELIVNPPTGGESGSRNLSISGQVDRWCEAHEDLGEGFDSSTGFILPNGARRSPDASWVSRARWEALTAKERKGFVPLCPDFVVELRSASDSLSTLQTKMREYIDNGARLGWLIDPQNQRVEIYRQQTEVEILINPTELSGEDVLPGFVLNLRRVWR, encoded by the coding sequence ATGGTACAAATATTTACTGAACCAGAAACCATCTCTATAGAATTGCCAAACGCGATCGGCCTTTTTGTCACCCCAGAACAATTCGAGGCCCTAGCATTGGCAAATCCCGACTTGAGATTAGAAAGAAGTGCACAAGGAGAATTAATAGTGAATCCACCCACCGGAGGAGAATCAGGCAGTCGCAATCTCAGTATCAGCGGGCAAGTTGATCGCTGGTGCGAAGCACACGAAGATTTAGGAGAAGGCTTTGACTCTTCTACCGGATTCATCCTCCCCAACGGTGCTCGCCGTTCTCCCGACGCTTCCTGGGTGAGTCGAGCTCGCTGGGAAGCACTAACTGCAAAAGAACGTAAAGGCTTCGTTCCCCTGTGTCCCGACTTTGTAGTAGAATTGCGCTCGGCATCTGACAGTCTCTCCACCCTCCAAACAAAGATGCGAGAATATATTGACAATGGTGCGAGATTGGGCTGGTTAATTGACCCGCAAAACCAACGGGTAGAGATTTACAGACAACAGACAGAAGTAGAAATATTAATTAATCCAACCGAGTTGTCGGGAGAGGATGTATTGCCAGGATTTGTGTTGAATTTAAGGCGAGTGTGGCGTTAG
- a CDS encoding signal recognition particle protein, with translation MFEALADRLESTWKKLRGQNKISESNIQDALKEVRRALLEADVNLQVVKNFIGEVAAKAQGAEVVSGVRPDQQFIKIVHDELVRVMGETNVPLATADSGPTVILMAGLQGTGKTTATAKLALHLRKQNRTALLVATDIYRPAAIDQLLTLGKQIDVPVFELGKDIDPVEIARQGIEHGKQIGIDTIIVDTAGRLQIDQDMMAELGRIKQTVQPHETLLVVDAMTGQEAANLTRTFHEQIGITGAILTKLDGDSRGGAALSVRQISGAPIKFVGVGEKVEALQPFYPDRMASRILGMGDVLTLVEKAQEEFDIADAEKMQEKMLTAKFDFTDFLKQTRLLKNMGSLGGIMKMIPGMNKLSDEQMRQGEVQLKRTEAMINSMTVEERRNPELLASSPSRRRRIGKGAGYAENDVTKLVSDFQKMRTMMQQMSQGNFAGMGGLPGMPGMPGMGGPGMQPGSRGYMGAQQKKKKKKDKPKKGFGQL, from the coding sequence ATGTTTGAAGCCCTTGCCGATCGACTCGAATCCACCTGGAAAAAACTGCGCGGACAAAATAAAATCTCCGAGTCCAACATCCAAGACGCGCTCAAAGAAGTCCGCCGCGCCCTCCTGGAAGCCGATGTCAACCTCCAAGTCGTCAAAAACTTCATCGGAGAGGTAGCGGCAAAAGCACAAGGCGCAGAAGTCGTTTCAGGCGTCCGTCCCGACCAACAATTCATTAAAATCGTCCACGACGAACTCGTGCGCGTCATGGGGGAAACCAATGTACCCCTCGCCACCGCAGACTCCGGGCCCACAGTTATCCTGATGGCTGGTTTGCAAGGAACCGGGAAAACCACAGCTACCGCCAAACTAGCGCTGCACCTCCGCAAGCAAAATCGTACCGCACTGCTAGTCGCAACCGACATTTATCGACCAGCCGCGATCGACCAATTGCTGACCCTCGGCAAACAAATCGACGTACCAGTATTTGAATTAGGCAAAGATATTGACCCCGTAGAAATTGCCCGCCAAGGCATCGAACACGGCAAACAAATCGGCATTGATACCATCATCGTCGATACAGCAGGCCGCCTGCAAATCGACCAAGACATGATGGCAGAATTGGGCCGCATCAAACAAACAGTACAACCCCACGAAACGCTGTTAGTTGTTGATGCCATGACTGGCCAAGAAGCAGCAAATTTAACCCGCACCTTTCACGAACAAATCGGCATTACCGGCGCAATCTTAACCAAATTAGACGGCGACAGCCGCGGCGGTGCAGCCTTATCCGTGCGACAAATATCCGGCGCGCCGATTAAATTTGTCGGCGTCGGCGAAAAAGTGGAAGCCTTGCAACCATTTTATCCCGATCGCATGGCATCCAGAATACTTGGCATGGGCGATGTCTTGACGCTAGTAGAAAAAGCGCAAGAAGAATTCGACATCGCCGATGCCGAGAAAATGCAAGAGAAAATGCTGACGGCAAAGTTTGACTTTACCGACTTTCTCAAACAAACCAGACTGCTAAAAAATATGGGTTCCCTCGGTGGCATCATGAAAATGATTCCGGGGATGAACAAACTCTCAGATGAACAAATGCGGCAGGGAGAAGTGCAGCTAAAACGCACCGAAGCCATGATTAATTCGATGACAGTTGAAGAACGCCGCAATCCCGAACTTTTAGCAAGTTCTCCATCCCGCCGCCGCCGCATCGGCAAAGGCGCAGGCTACGCTGAAAACGACGTAACTAAGCTGGTGAGCGATTTCCAGAAAATGCGTACCATGATGCAGCAAATGAGTCAAGGCAACTTCGCCGGCATGGGAGGATTGCCCGGAATGCCCGGAATGCCCGGAATGGGCGGCCCCGGAATGCAGCCCGGTTCCCGCGGCTATATGGGTGCCCAGCAGAAGAAGAAAAAGAAAAAAGATAAGCCTAAAAAAGGTTTCGGACAGTTGTAG